The proteins below come from a single Acidobacteriota bacterium genomic window:
- the tgt gene encoding tRNA guanosine(34) transglycosylase Tgt: protein MSIQLQIETTSGSARLGRLTTPHGEIETPVFMPVGTLASVKGVPQDILEELGVQILLGNTYHLYLRPGVETVRKMGGLHGFMSWKRAILTDSGGFQVFSLTELRKVSEEGVTFRSHLDGSSHFFSPESAMAAQIGLGADIIMAFDECTEYPADAVRARASMELTLRWAERSKKYFEQHKHEVPWRVTDDRGSEPGASSFEQTGSDRSQLGARSSEQALFGIVQGGMDRELRRESALRTVEIGFPGYAIGGLSVGEPRELTREIIQSTLEHLPADKPRYVMGVGTPEEIAEYSQMGVDMMDCVLPTRAARHGLLFTSEGKVSIKQARYAQDAGPLDPNCRCRVCQRYSRAYLRHLYASNELLAQVLNTVHNVSYYLDTMRGVRHAIQLGEKAPFLSEQSRPKP, encoded by the coding sequence GTGTCGATCCAATTGCAAATTGAAACGACGTCGGGGAGCGCTCGGCTGGGCCGACTCACCACACCTCATGGCGAGATTGAAACGCCGGTCTTCATGCCGGTCGGGACACTGGCCTCGGTCAAGGGTGTTCCGCAGGACATTCTCGAAGAACTCGGCGTCCAGATTCTGCTCGGCAATACCTATCACCTCTATCTGCGTCCGGGAGTTGAGACCGTCCGCAAGATGGGTGGCCTGCATGGCTTCATGTCGTGGAAGCGGGCGATCCTTACTGATTCGGGCGGGTTCCAGGTTTTCAGTCTGACCGAGTTGCGCAAGGTAAGTGAAGAGGGAGTGACGTTCCGCTCGCATCTCGACGGCTCCTCGCATTTCTTTTCACCGGAGAGTGCGATGGCCGCGCAGATCGGGTTGGGCGCGGACATCATCATGGCGTTTGATGAGTGCACGGAGTATCCGGCGGATGCGGTTCGGGCGCGGGCTTCCATGGAGTTGACGCTGCGCTGGGCGGAGCGAAGCAAGAAATATTTTGAGCAGCACAAGCACGAAGTACCGTGGAGAGTGACTGACGATCGCGGCTCCGAGCCCGGAGCTTCGAGCTTCGAGCAAACTGGTTCTGATCGCTCGCAGCTCGGAGCTCGGAGCTCGGAACAAGCTTTATTCGGCATCGTGCAAGGTGGCATGGACCGCGAGCTTCGCCGCGAGTCAGCTCTACGGACCGTCGAAATCGGCTTTCCCGGTTATGCGATCGGCGGGCTGAGTGTCGGGGAGCCGCGGGAGCTTACGCGCGAGATCATCCAATCGACGTTGGAGCATCTGCCCGCGGACAAGCCCCGCTATGTGATGGGGGTCGGCACGCCGGAAGAGATTGCGGAATATTCGCAGATGGGCGTCGACATGATGGATTGCGTGCTGCCGACGCGGGCGGCGCGGCATGGGCTGCTGTTTACGTCCGAAGGCAAAGTTTCCATCAAGCAGGCGCGCTATGCCCAGGATGCGGGCCCGCTGGACCCGAATTGCCGTTGCCGAGTGTGCCAGAGGTACTCGCGGGCCTATTTAAGGCACCTTTATGCATCGAACGAATTGCTGGCCCAAGTGCTGAATACCGTCCACAATGTGAGCTACTACCTTGACACCATGCGGGGCGTCCGGCATGCTATTCAACTTGGGGAAAAAGCCCCTTTTCTTTCTGAGCAGTCTCGGCCGAAACCGTAG
- the clpB gene encoding ATP-dependent chaperone ClpB — MAIRWDKFTVKAQEAVQRANELASEHGNPELLPVHLLAALIEDHEGIVTPVLEKIGIGPQAVLSEIYQEIEKLPKVSGASAQASMSSQVNQLLDRAFKEADTFKDEYVSTEHLLLAATALKRDRNHVDPAQELLARHGATHEAILKALQTVRGSQKVTDQNPEAKFQALERYAKDLTELARRGKLDPVIGRNEEIRRVVQVLSRRTKNNPVLIGEPGVGKTAIVEGLAQRIISGDVPEALKNKRVVGLDLGAMVAGAKYRGEFEDRLKAVLKEIEDSNGQIILFIDELHTLVGAGASEGSMDASNMLKPALARGELRAIGATTLNEYRKYIEKDAALERRFQQVFVGEPTVEDTIAILRGLKEKYEVHHGVRIKDSAIVAAATLSHRYISDRFLPDKAIDLVDEAAASLRIEIDSMPTVIDQLERRAMQLEIEKQALKREEDVNSRERLAVVEKELAGIREQSNALKAKWKQEKEGIARIRALKEKLEQLKTEEAAEERKGNLERVAQIRYGLIRQTEEELQKLSKEMESKSSRMLKEEVDEEDIARIVSKWTGIPVSKMLEGEVKKLITMEDRLRQRVIGQDAALERVANAIRRSRAGLSDPKRPIGSFIFLGPTGVGKTELARALAEFLFDDEKALLRIDMSEYMEKHAVSRLIGAPPGYVGYDEGGQLTEQVRRRPYAVVLFDEIEKAHPDVFNVLLQIMDDGRLTDGRGRTVDFKNTVIIMTSNLGSAYLQAESGLSAEAFERASKLVMDALHAHFKPEFLNRVDDIVIFHPLGKEQLVKIVDLRLEDLRRLLADRKISLELTDSAKELLFTEGYDPNFGARPLKRAIQKLVQDPLALKILDGEVLHGDHVIVDGAKGKLTFRVSERVGENVPAKAKK; from the coding sequence ATGGCAATCCGCTGGGACAAATTTACAGTCAAGGCGCAGGAAGCGGTGCAGCGCGCGAATGAACTCGCGTCCGAGCACGGCAATCCGGAATTGTTGCCGGTCCATCTGCTGGCCGCGCTGATCGAAGACCACGAAGGCATCGTCACGCCGGTCCTAGAGAAGATCGGCATCGGTCCGCAGGCGGTGCTGAGCGAGATCTACCAGGAAATTGAAAAGTTGCCGAAAGTTTCGGGCGCGTCTGCGCAGGCGTCGATGTCCTCGCAGGTGAACCAGTTGCTCGACCGCGCCTTCAAAGAAGCGGACACCTTCAAGGACGAGTATGTCTCGACTGAACATCTGCTCCTGGCGGCCACAGCGCTGAAGCGAGATCGAAATCACGTTGATCCAGCGCAGGAGTTGCTGGCGCGGCATGGCGCGACCCACGAAGCGATTCTTAAAGCGCTGCAAACGGTTCGCGGATCACAGAAAGTTACCGATCAGAATCCGGAAGCGAAGTTCCAGGCGCTGGAACGGTACGCCAAGGACCTTACAGAACTTGCGCGGCGGGGGAAGCTCGATCCCGTCATCGGCCGGAACGAAGAAATCCGTCGCGTCGTGCAGGTGTTATCAAGACGTACGAAAAACAATCCCGTGCTGATTGGCGAGCCCGGCGTAGGTAAGACCGCCATCGTCGAGGGACTCGCGCAAAGAATCATTTCCGGCGACGTGCCCGAAGCGCTGAAGAACAAGCGTGTGGTCGGACTCGATCTCGGCGCAATGGTTGCGGGCGCGAAGTATCGCGGCGAATTTGAAGATCGCCTGAAAGCGGTGCTCAAGGAAATCGAAGACTCGAATGGACAGATCATTCTGTTCATCGACGAATTGCACACCCTGGTCGGAGCAGGCGCGTCCGAAGGATCGATGGATGCGTCGAACATGTTGAAGCCGGCGCTGGCGCGCGGAGAACTGCGGGCGATTGGCGCAACCACACTCAACGAATATCGCAAGTACATCGAAAAAGACGCTGCCCTGGAACGCCGCTTCCAGCAGGTGTTTGTGGGCGAGCCGACGGTCGAAGACACAATCGCGATCCTGCGTGGACTAAAAGAAAAATACGAAGTTCATCACGGCGTCCGCATCAAGGACTCCGCGATTGTGGCCGCGGCAACTTTGTCGCATCGTTACATCTCCGATCGCTTTCTCCCGGACAAAGCCATCGACCTGGTCGATGAAGCTGCGGCGTCGTTGCGCATCGAGATTGACTCCATGCCGACCGTCATCGATCAGTTGGAGCGCCGGGCGATGCAGCTGGAAATCGAGAAGCAGGCATTGAAACGCGAGGAAGACGTGAACTCGCGCGAGCGGTTGGCCGTGGTGGAGAAAGAACTCGCCGGAATTCGTGAGCAGTCGAACGCGCTGAAGGCGAAGTGGAAACAGGAAAAAGAGGGGATCGCACGCATTCGAGCACTGAAAGAGAAACTCGAGCAGCTCAAGACCGAAGAGGCTGCTGAAGAGCGCAAGGGCAATTTGGAGCGCGTGGCGCAGATTCGCTATGGGTTGATCCGGCAGACAGAAGAAGAGTTGCAAAAGCTTTCGAAGGAAATGGAAAGCAAGTCCAGCCGCATGTTGAAAGAAGAAGTGGACGAAGAGGACATCGCGCGGATTGTTTCCAAGTGGACGGGCATCCCGGTCTCGAAGATGCTGGAAGGCGAAGTCAAGAAGCTGATCACGATGGAAGATCGCCTGCGGCAGCGCGTGATCGGGCAGGATGCGGCGCTCGAACGTGTGGCCAATGCGATCCGGCGATCGCGGGCGGGACTGAGCGATCCCAAGCGTCCAATCGGATCATTTATTTTCCTCGGGCCGACCGGCGTTGGAAAGACAGAACTGGCGCGCGCGCTGGCGGAATTCCTGTTCGACGATGAGAAGGCGCTGTTGCGCATCGACATGTCGGAATACATGGAGAAGCATGCCGTCTCTCGCCTGATCGGCGCGCCTCCGGGATATGTCGGATATGACGAAGGCGGGCAGCTGACAGAACAGGTGCGGCGCCGCCCTTACGCGGTCGTGCTGTTCGATGAAATTGAAAAGGCGCATCCGGATGTTTTCAACGTCCTGCTGCAGATCATGGACGACGGCCGGCTCACCGATGGCAGAGGCCGCACGGTCGATTTCAAGAACACCGTGATCATCATGACCTCGAACCTGGGGTCGGCGTATCTGCAAGCGGAGAGCGGTTTGAGTGCCGAAGCGTTCGAGCGCGCCAGCAAGCTGGTGATGGACGCTCTGCATGCGCATTTCAAGCCGGAGTTCCTGAATCGAGTTGACGATATTGTCATCTTCCATCCGCTCGGCAAAGAGCAGTTGGTCAAGATCGTCGATCTGCGCCTGGAAGATCTGCGGCGCCTGTTGGCCGACCGCAAGATCTCGCTGGAACTGACGGACTCGGCGAAAGAGTTGCTGTTCACAGAAGGATACGATCCGAACTTTGGAGCGCGTCCGCTGAAGAGAGCGATTCAGAAACTGGTGCAGGATCCGCTGGCGCTGAAGATTCTCGACGGCGAAGTGCTGCACGGGGACCACGTGATCGTCGACGGCGCCAAGGGCAAGTTGACGTTTCGAGTGAGCGAGCGCGTTGGCGAAAACGTGCCGGCGAAGGCGAAGAAGTAA
- a CDS encoding amidohydrolase family protein, giving the protein MVFAVFALAVSLAAGQVAAVKTVVIRAGRMLDVKTGKTLTGQTIIIQGGKITNVGSLTDQLLPAGATVIDLPNATVLPGLIDAHTHITFAPNFGYSTLGISIPREALTGARNAKVTLEAGFTTIRNVGANGFSDVALRDAVNAGDVPGPRMLVSGPALGITGGHCDNNLLPYEYHAIEPGVADGVEAVQHKVREVIKYGADVIKVCATGGVLSRGDNPQASQYTLEEMKAIVADAHRLGRKVAAHAHGAEGIRWASMAGVDSIEHGSYVDDAGIAEMKKNGTYLVPTLYLMDWFFDNAEKIGTPAELVAKGKEVMPAARKNVARAFAAGVKVGFGTDAAVYPHGQNAHEFAVMVKLGLTPLQAIQSATINDADLLGWSDKVGTIEPGKWADIIAVDGDPLADVTTLEKVKFVMKGGEVVKNAYAK; this is encoded by the coding sequence ATGGTGTTCGCAGTGTTTGCGCTTGCGGTGAGCCTGGCCGCAGGGCAGGTGGCAGCTGTTAAGACGGTGGTCATCCGCGCCGGACGCATGCTCGACGTGAAAACTGGCAAGACGCTGACCGGCCAGACCATCATCATTCAGGGAGGAAAGATCACCAACGTCGGATCGTTAACCGACCAACTGCTTCCTGCCGGTGCGACCGTCATCGATCTCCCTAACGCCACCGTTCTTCCCGGACTGATCGACGCGCACACGCATATTACGTTCGCCCCCAATTTTGGCTACTCGACTCTGGGGATTTCTATTCCGCGCGAAGCGCTCACTGGAGCGCGCAACGCCAAAGTCACGCTGGAAGCCGGGTTCACAACCATCCGCAACGTGGGCGCGAATGGCTTCTCCGATGTTGCCCTACGCGACGCGGTTAATGCCGGCGACGTGCCTGGGCCGCGGATGCTGGTGAGCGGTCCGGCGCTGGGTATCACGGGCGGACATTGCGACAACAACCTGCTGCCCTACGAATACCATGCCATCGAGCCGGGAGTGGCCGATGGCGTGGAAGCGGTGCAGCACAAAGTGCGCGAGGTCATCAAGTATGGCGCGGACGTGATCAAAGTCTGCGCGACGGGCGGCGTTCTGTCGCGTGGAGATAATCCGCAGGCGTCGCAGTACACGCTGGAAGAGATGAAGGCCATCGTGGCGGACGCGCACCGGTTGGGGCGGAAAGTAGCAGCGCACGCGCATGGCGCCGAAGGGATTCGCTGGGCGTCGATGGCCGGCGTGGATTCGATTGAGCACGGCTCCTACGTCGACGACGCAGGCATCGCTGAGATGAAGAAGAACGGCACGTACCTGGTGCCGACTCTCTATCTGATGGACTGGTTCTTCGACAACGCAGAAAAGATCGGCACGCCGGCGGAACTCGTTGCGAAGGGAAAAGAAGTGATGCCGGCGGCGCGAAAGAATGTCGCGCGCGCGTTCGCAGCAGGAGTGAAAGTTGGTTTCGGAACGGACGCGGCGGTGTATCCGCATGGACAGAACGCGCACGAGTTCGCCGTCATGGTGAAGCTGGGCCTGACGCCACTGCAGGCGATCCAGTCTGCGACCATCAACGACGCCGATCTGCTGGGATGGTCCGACAAAGTCGGGACGATCGAACCCGGCAAATGGGCGGACATCATTGCGGTGGATGGCGATCCGCTCGCCGATGTAACTACGCTGGAGAAAGTGAAATTTGTGATGAAGGGCGGCGAGGTGGTGAAGAACGCATACGCGAAGTAA
- a CDS encoding Hsp20/alpha crystallin family protein: MTFVTRWDPFREYVSLQNRVNRLFHDAQSGEGREESLTTSTFAPSVDVYEDEHNITLKIEVPGIDEKDIDVRIENNTLTVQGERKFEKEEKEENFRRVESRYGSFTRTFTLPTTVDSEKVVANYDKGVLKVQLAKKSEAKAKQIKVNVGSEKTIEGKGPGKAA, encoded by the coding sequence ATGACATTCGTTACCCGTTGGGATCCGTTTCGTGAGTACGTTTCGTTGCAGAACCGCGTGAACCGCTTGTTCCATGACGCGCAGAGTGGGGAGGGTCGTGAGGAGTCGTTGACCACCAGCACGTTTGCGCCGTCCGTCGACGTTTACGAAGACGAACACAACATCACGCTGAAGATTGAAGTCCCGGGAATTGACGAGAAGGACATCGATGTCCGGATCGAGAACAACACTTTGACCGTCCAGGGCGAGCGCAAGTTCGAAAAAGAAGAAAAAGAAGAGAACTTCCGCCGCGTGGAAAGCCGTTACGGCAGCTTCACTCGCACCTTCACCTTGCCCACCACGGTTGACTCCGAAAAAGTCGTAGCCAACTATGACAAGGGCGTGTTGAAAGTCCAGCTTGCGAAGAAGTCGGAAGCGAAGGCGAAGCAGATCAAGGTCAATGTCGGCAGCGAAAAGACGATCGAAGGCAAAGGACCAGGCAAGGCGGCGTAA
- the yajC gene encoding preprotein translocase subunit YajC, translating to MGYGSGLAVWLQAPSGSSLLTIAPLLFIFAIFYFLLIMPQQRRQKKWQAMLGELKTGDKVTTSGGLRGTIMSLKDDAVILRVPPDNLKLEVSRGSVVSVTTAEEGK from the coding sequence ATGGGTTATGGCAGCGGATTGGCGGTGTGGTTGCAGGCTCCCAGTGGATCGAGTCTGTTGACCATCGCACCCCTGCTGTTCATTTTTGCCATTTTTTACTTCCTGCTGATCATGCCGCAGCAGCGGCGGCAGAAGAAGTGGCAGGCGATGTTGGGCGAATTGAAGACAGGCGACAAGGTCACCACCAGCGGCGGTCTGCGCGGGACGATCATGAGCCTGAAAGACGACGCGGTCATCCTGCGCGTGCCGCCGGACAACTTGAAACTCGAAGTCAGCCGGGGCTCGGTAGTGTCGGTGACGACGGCGGAAGAAGGAAAGTAG
- a CDS encoding formylglycine-generating enzyme family protein: MAIEIAPAIRIRFSPAMIFGWIVLLAGICQAQVSAHPAPVPPPPKATRPAPGPMVRIHGATFSMGIDADQVSSFQKIFSIDAPQLFQDEVPKHEVTIDNYFIDQFPVTNAQFKRFTDVNPEWQPSQISRDLDNGNYLKHWSDPATFSKKADHPVVNVNWFSAVAYCHWVGKRLPTEAEWEYAARGGRNTLFPWGDQPADPTHLNYSGSNLHTTTRAGIYPANGFGLLDMAGNVWQFLADEWKPYSPGPQKNPIAGGNKFLDAKTFLQVKTRRVLRGGSFDGGPVNFWVEYRDSHPPNGSQEFVGFRCAR, from the coding sequence ATGGCAATCGAGATCGCTCCAGCAATCCGCATCCGATTTTCGCCGGCGATGATTTTTGGCTGGATCGTTCTGCTCGCCGGGATCTGTCAGGCGCAAGTATCCGCTCATCCCGCGCCTGTGCCCCCGCCCCCGAAGGCCACCAGACCCGCTCCCGGTCCGATGGTTCGCATTCATGGCGCGACCTTTTCGATGGGGATCGACGCAGATCAAGTTTCCAGCTTCCAGAAAATTTTCAGCATCGACGCACCCCAGCTGTTTCAAGACGAAGTTCCGAAACATGAGGTCACGATCGACAACTATTTCATCGACCAGTTTCCCGTGACGAACGCACAGTTCAAGAGATTCACGGACGTGAATCCCGAGTGGCAGCCGAGCCAAATCAGCCGGGACTTGGACAATGGAAACTACCTCAAGCACTGGAGCGATCCGGCAACTTTCTCGAAGAAGGCTGACCATCCGGTCGTCAACGTGAACTGGTTCTCCGCCGTTGCGTACTGCCACTGGGTCGGCAAGCGATTGCCCACCGAAGCCGAGTGGGAATACGCGGCGCGGGGCGGCCGCAACACGCTCTTCCCGTGGGGCGATCAGCCTGCGGACCCGACTCATTTGAACTACTCAGGCAGCAATCTGCACACCACGACTCGCGCTGGGATTTATCCAGCCAACGGTTTCGGACTCCTCGACATGGCCGGCAACGTCTGGCAATTTCTCGCCGACGAATGGAAGCCCTACTCGCCCGGTCCGCAGAAAAATCCGATTGCTGGCGGAAATAAATTCCTCGATGCGAAGACTTTTCTTCAAGTGAAGACGAGACGCGTACTTCGCGGCGGAAGCTTTGATGGAGGCCCGGTGAATTTCTGGGTTGAGTACCGCGACAGCCATCCTCCGAACGGTTCGCAGGAGTTTGTCGGCTTCCGCTGCGCGCGATAG
- a CDS encoding class I SAM-dependent rRNA methyltransferase, translated as MSKKLASVKPGAPLSVQISARGVARLKAGHVWVYRSDVTPSEDVPPGAVLGVADSRGKYLGTALYSSSSQIAIRMIARDPVADFPALLADRIRAAIRYRERVVATTNAYRVVFSEADFLPGLIVDRYHDVVSVQILTQAMDAEPVRAALIATLIEEFHPAGIVERVDARIRDLEQLPPRKSGLLWGEKAATVVTMNEPEVRFQYDGMEGQKTGSFLDQRENYAAAAQYAHGEALDVFCYQGGFALHLGAKCSTVTGVDSSRPALEMADKNAALNQREVEWIEANAFDLLKDYDSAKRRYDMIVLDPPAFAKTKHDLDKAMRGYKELNLRALKMLRPGGVLVTCSCSFHVSAPDFTEIVAEAARDAHRPTRVLESRSQAKDHPILLSMPETSYLKCVIATVN; from the coding sequence ATGTCTAAGAAGCTGGCTTCGGTTAAGCCCGGTGCGCCCTTGTCTGTCCAGATCTCAGCGAGAGGCGTTGCCCGACTGAAAGCGGGACACGTCTGGGTCTACCGCTCGGACGTCACTCCTTCCGAAGATGTGCCGCCCGGAGCCGTACTCGGGGTGGCCGATTCGCGCGGAAAATATTTAGGAACCGCCCTCTACAGCAGCTCGTCGCAGATCGCCATCCGCATGATCGCTCGCGACCCGGTGGCCGACTTCCCTGCTCTGCTCGCTGATCGCATTCGTGCGGCTATCCGCTATCGCGAACGGGTCGTCGCGACCACCAATGCGTATCGCGTGGTGTTCAGCGAAGCGGATTTTCTCCCTGGGCTGATTGTCGATCGCTACCACGATGTCGTTTCCGTGCAAATTCTGACCCAGGCCATGGATGCGGAGCCCGTGCGGGCCGCTCTGATCGCGACACTCATTGAGGAATTCCACCCCGCGGGGATTGTCGAGCGTGTCGACGCACGCATCCGCGATCTCGAGCAGTTGCCTCCGCGCAAGTCGGGGCTGTTGTGGGGAGAGAAGGCCGCGACCGTAGTCACCATGAACGAACCGGAAGTCCGGTTTCAGTATGACGGCATGGAAGGTCAGAAAACCGGTTCGTTTCTCGACCAGCGCGAGAACTACGCTGCCGCTGCCCAATACGCACACGGTGAAGCGCTCGACGTCTTCTGCTATCAGGGTGGATTTGCGCTGCACCTGGGGGCGAAATGTTCGACCGTGACCGGCGTGGACAGTTCGCGTCCGGCGCTGGAGATGGCGGACAAGAATGCGGCCTTGAACCAGCGCGAGGTGGAGTGGATCGAGGCGAATGCCTTCGATCTGCTGAAAGACTACGACTCGGCAAAGCGCCGCTATGACATGATCGTGCTCGATCCGCCCGCCTTCGCCAAGACTAAGCATGACCTCGATAAGGCCATGCGGGGATACAAGGAACTCAATCTCCGGGCGCTGAAGATGCTCCGGCCCGGTGGCGTGCTGGTGACCTGCTCCTGCTCCTTCCATGTGAGCGCTCCGGACTTCACGGAAATCGTGGCCGAAGCGGCGCGAGACGCTCATCGTCCAACGCGGGTCCTCGAAAGCCGCAGCCAGGCAAAGGACCATCCGATACTACTTAGCATGCCGGAAACGAGCTACCTGAAATGCGTGATAGCCACCGTAAACTGA